The genome window GTGGCGGCCGCCGCACTGGTCCGGCCGTCACGGAGCATCCTGGACCTGCCGGTGAAGAGCGTGCTCAAGAAGTGGAAGGACAAGGCGTTTGCCGCCGGAGCCAACCGGGGGGTCATCGAGCAGGGGGCCGCCATGCTCGGCATGGAGCTGGCCGACCTGATCGGGGAAACCATCGAAGGGATGAAACCGGCGGCCGAGGAGATCGGCCTCAGGGGCACCCTCTGACAGACTGTTGAAAAACTGGCGCAGGGACCGGATGCAAGCCGGCGGACAGCGGAAAACTACTGACCTGCCGGGCTGCGACCCGCCTCCTCCAGCCGCCTGATGCTCCCTTCCAGCACGGCGTTGTTCACCCCCATCCCCATGTAGCCGGTCTGGCCGTAGGTGTCGTAGAGCGCCACCTGTCCGGCCAGGTCGGCGATATCGGCCGCCAGGCGCCGGTAGCGCTCCGGCTGATCGGCGATGCGGCAGAGCCGTTCGGCCAGAAAATCGGGCAGGTCGTTCTCCTCCCGGGCCCGGGCAACGGCCCGCCGCAGTTCTTCGAAGATATCCATGCCATCCTCCCTCATTCGTCCAGCCACCGCAGGGTCCGCTTGATGTCCTCGTGGTCGTAGGCCCACTTGCAGCAGCCGGTCTCGGCATAGGGATCGTACTCCCTCACCTGGGCCACCAGAATCTCCACCAGGTATTCCTTGCCGGCGTAGCGCTCCGGGGAGCGGGCCACGGCCAGGGCCGGGTCGGCCAGCCAGTGGGGGAGCTCGCCCTGCTCGAACTGGGCGAGCGTTGCCTGTTCCAGCTCTTCGAAAACGGTCATTGAAATCTCCTCGTCATGATGTGCGTAGTCCGTGCAGGATGGAGACGACCTCGTCCCAGTCCACGGCCGGGGTCAGGTGGCACCAGGAGAGTCGCAGCGACGTCTCGACCCGCTCCGGGGAAAGCCCCATGGCGGTGAGGACGTGGCTCGGCGCCCGGGTGTGGGAGGTGCAGGCCGAGGTGCTCGACACGGCAATGATCCCCTTGAGGGCGGTGATGGCCCGGTCGGCCTCGATGCCGGCCAGGGAAAGGTTGACGGCATGGGGAAGGACGTGGTCCTGGTCTCCGTTGAGGGTCGGCTCCAGGGGGGCCAGGGCGGCCAGGAGGGTCTCCCGGAAGGTGCGGTTGACGGCGGAGCGCGCCCCGTGGGTACGCAGCGCCAGCTTGGCTGCCTCGCCGAATCCGGCAATGAGGGGGACGGGCAGGGTTCCGGGCCGCAGCCCCTGCTCCTGGCCGCCACCCAGCATCAGGGGCCGCAACGGCGGAAAGGCGCGGTCCCGCTTGCGGGCGATGAGAGCGCCCACCCCCTTGGGGGCGTAGATCTTGTGGCCGCTCACGGCGATCAGGTCGATCCGCGGATTGCGCAGACCGTCGATCTCCTTGCCGAAGCCCTGGGCCGCGTCCACGTGCCAGTAGGCGCCGTGGCCGTCCAGTATCTCAGCCAGTTCGACCAGGGGCTGGACCACGCCGGTTTCGTTGTTGACGTGCATGGTGGACACGAGAAGGGTATCCGGCCGGAGCGCCGCACGCAGCCGGTCAGGGTCCAGGCGCCCCGATGCCCCCACGGGGAGGAGCTCCACCTGGAATCCGCGGCGCGCCAGCTCCTCCAGCGGTTCGAGCACTGACTTGTGCTCGACGGCCGTGCCGATCACATGCCGTTGCCCGCGTGCCAGGCCGTGGTCCGCCAAGCCCAGGAGCGCCAGGTTGTCGGCCTCGGTGGCCCCACTGGTGAAGATCACCTCGTCCCGCCGGGCAGCCACCACCTCAGCCACCTGGCCCCGGGCATGCTCAACCGCCAGCCGCGCGAACACGCCGAAATCATGGATGGGGCTCGCCGCGTTGCCGTAATCCCGCTCCATGAAGCGGGTCACCACGCCATGACGGCCGGTTCCAGGGGGGTCGTGGCATTGCAGTCCAGGTAGACGGTCATATAATCCTCCCGCTCCGAACGGTGAGTGGGGACGCGGAGCCGCTGCGTGTGTCCCTGTGCTGATACTAGTCACCTGAACTCGATAAATACAATAGATTGTTTTTATCGTTTCGATAACGAAATGCTATAATCAACCAACACCGGATGCACAGCGGGCAACCCCGTGATAAAAGGGCTTGATCGCCTGAGGACAGCCGCTGGCTTCCCGCAGGCAACGTCTTTGCCAATACGGTCACCCCTGCAACCCATACCGATCAGTTATGGTTCAACAGCATTGACCGGCGCGCCCGCACGAAAGGCCACCCATGGAAATCAAGCAGTTGCGCTTTTTCATCGAGATCGCCCGGAAACTGAGCTTCACCCGGGCGGCGGAAACGCTCCACATAGCACAGCCCGCCCTGAGCACCGCCATCAGGAAGCTGGAGGACGAGCTGGGGCTTACGCTCTTCAACCGCAGCGACCGGAAGATCGCTCTCACGGCGGAGGGAGAAACCTTCCTGCGCCACGCAACGGCAATCCTTGACGACGTACGGAAGGCGGAGCGGGAGATGGCCGACATCCGTGGACTAACGGCGGGGGAGGTACGAGTGGGGGTGACTCCGATGCTCAGCACCTACTTTTTCCCCAAGATCATCGCCGGGTTCAAAAAGCGCCACCCTGCCCTGCAGCTATCGGTGTACGGTGACAGCGCCGCGCGGATTCAGCGAATGGTTGCGGGCGGAGAGCTCGATATGGGGGTTGTGGCCGGCAGCGCCATCCCGGAGGACCTGGAATACCATCATCTCCTCCACGAGGAGATCGTTGCCTGCGTCCCGGCCGACCACCCCCTGGCCGGCCGGAAGTCGGTACCCTTTGCCGAGCTGCTGCGTGAACCGCTGATCCTCTTCAAGGAGGGATACCATCTGCGGGAGCTGATCGACGAAGCCGCGGCCCACGTCGGGGAAGAACCCCGGGCGGTGTTCGAGACGAACCTCTTTACTCTCATCAGAAACCTGGTCCTGGAGGGAATCGGGATTTCCTTCCTGCTGCGGATGGTGGTGGCCGGCGAGAAGGATCTGGTGGCGCTGCGTTGCGATCCCCCCCTCCACCTGGATCTCTTCATCGCCTGGAAGCGGCAGACAGGGCTCTCGCGGGCAAACCGCGCCTTCGCCGACTACCTCATTGACCAGACCGACGAGTACTACCGGCTGTCGGAGATGTACGGCTCGTTCCCGTTGCCCTAGCGATCATCCTTGACTCCCCTCGAAACCCTGTTACGTTTTGAGCAAAAACCATCCTGACTGCCTGCCGCATATTCCAGCAGTCGCCCCCCATCGAGCCGCACTCCGGGGAGGGTATCCGCCCCTTCCCGGAGGGGCCGGGCCGGTCAAAGGAAAGGAGGATTCACCATGTCCCAGGCAAGGGCAGTAAACGGCG of Geobacter anodireducens contains these proteins:
- a CDS encoding LysR family transcriptional regulator — protein: MEIKQLRFFIEIARKLSFTRAAETLHIAQPALSTAIRKLEDELGLTLFNRSDRKIALTAEGETFLRHATAILDDVRKAEREMADIRGLTAGEVRVGVTPMLSTYFFPKIIAGFKKRHPALQLSVYGDSAARIQRMVAGGELDMGVVAGSAIPEDLEYHHLLHEEIVACVPADHPLAGRKSVPFAELLREPLILFKEGYHLRELIDEAAAHVGEEPRAVFETNLFTLIRNLVLEGIGISFLLRMVVAGEKDLVALRCDPPLHLDLFIAWKRQTGLSRANRAFADYLIDQTDEYYRLSEMYGSFPLP